In the Theobroma cacao cultivar B97-61/B2 chromosome 1, Criollo_cocoa_genome_V2, whole genome shotgun sequence genome, one interval contains:
- the LOC18613727 gene encoding flowering time control protein FCA isoform X1, with amino-acid sequence MERHRDRGERLNDHQPLNPTPWFSDDHRPNFSSDHYHHHHNHHNHHYNHHHNHQQFEHQQPNQHHHFEQFPDHHQPGSEQNEAFWSNGGNGPNSSRKRGFHYSGRGASPEHSEVGSLAKLYVATVPRIATEETIRSLFQEHGNVVQVIQPKDKKTGERHGYCFVKYATFEEADRAITALHNQYTFPGELTTVKVRYADAERDRLVGLLPDKLYVGCLNKQASKRDIEEIFSPYGNVQDIYIVRDEHRENRGCGFIQFSRREMALAAIKGLNGIFTMKGCDQPLIVRFANPKRPRNGEPRVNYTFNTINVGSYPQELTMGPVPNGPNLGDPMAGRIPPNASYPVQHILTNSQPRSVSHWANPEVAASHFTHQSYPPGQQAQSQATSLPLQQIQTPQESSQSSHQSVSEQKLLPLMPPSSQNVGQQNSYVPKLESPQAGSSQTNAATSVAPTTQSLETVAPLECDWSEHTCPDGYKYYYNCVTCESRWKKPEEFMLFEKLLQKQQKLQSPGQQLHSHSTIPSTEQVIQNQEVQLHTCLMHQKFKGVDHLQIKSETSPIVDPTCV; translated from the exons ATGGAGAGGCACAGAGACCGCGGAGAACGGTTAAACGATCACCAACCGTTAAATCCAACTCCTTGGTTTTCTGATGACCACAGACCTAATTTCTCCTCCGACCactaccaccaccaccacaACCACCACAATCACCATTACAACCACCACCATAACCACCAGCAATTCGAACACCAACAGCCTAACCAACACCACCACTTTGAACAATTCCCCGACCACCATCAACCTGGCAGTGAACAAAACGAAGCGTTCTGGTCCAACGGTGGCAACGGTCCCAATTCCAGTCGAAAGAGAGGGTTTCATTATTCCGGTCGAGGAGCTTCTCCAG aGCATTCTGAAGTAGGCAGTCTTGCAAAACTCTATGTTGCAACGGTTCCAAGAATAGCAACTGAAGAAACT ATTCGCTCCTTGTTTCAAGAACATGGAAATGTTGTTCAGGTTATTCAACCAAAGGATAAGAAAACTGGTGAACGACATG GGTATTGTTTTGTAAAATATGCAACATTTGAGGAAGCTGACAGAGCTATTACAGCTTTGCACAATCAGTATACTTTTCCTGGG GAACTGACTACCGTTAAAGTCAGATATGCTGATGCTGAACGAGATCGCCTTG TAGGGCTACTTCCAGACAAATTATATGTCGGTTGCTTAAACAAACAAGCTTCAAAAAGGGATATTGAAGAA atattttctccttatggTAATGTTCAAGACATCTACATCGTGCGTGATGAGCACAGGGAAAATCGTG GATGCggatttattcaattttctcgTAGAGAAATGGCCCTGGCAGCAATCAAAGgattaaatggaattttcACAATGAAA GGTTGTGACCAGCCATTGATTGTTCGATTTGCAAATCCTAAGAGACCCAGGAATGGAGAACCAAG GGTAAATTATACGTTTAACACCATAAATGTTGGCTCCTATCCTCAAGAGTTGACTATGGG ACCTGTGCCAAATGGCCCAAATCTTGGTGACCCAATGGCAGGACGTATACCACCTAATGCATCATACCCTGTGCAACACATTTTGACAAATTCACAACCACGGAGTGTTTCTCATTGGGCAAACCCTGAAGTTGCAGCATCTCATTTTACTCATCAATCTTATCCTCCAGGACAGCAAGCACAATCACAGGCGACTTCCTTGCCATTACAGCAAATACAAACTCCTCAGGAAAGTTCTCAGTCATCTCACCAATCTGTCTCTGAGCAGAAACTATTACCTCTGATGCCACCATCATCACAAAATGTAGGCCAGCAGAATTCATATGTACCCAAGCTAGAG TCTCCACAGGCTGGAAGTAGCCAGACAAATGCTGCCACGTCAGTTGCACCTACAACCCAAAGTCTTGAGACAGTGGCTCCACTAGAGTGCGACTGGAGCGAACACACCTGCCCAGATGGATACAAGTATTACTATAATTGTGTCACTTGTGAAAGCAGA TGGAAGAAGCCTGAGGAATTCATGTTATTTGAGAAACTGTTGCAGAAGCAGCAAAAGCTGCAAAGTCCTGGCCAACAGCTTCATTCTCACTCAACCATTCCTTCTACAGAACAAGTTATTCAAAATCAAGAGGTGCAGCTTCACACCTGTCTCATGCATCAGAAATTTAAG GGAGTGGACCATCTGCAAATCAAGTCAGAAACAAGTCCAATTGTTGATCCAACTTGTGTTTAA
- the LOC18613727 gene encoding flowering time control protein FCA isoform X3, protein MERHRDRGERLNDHQPLNPTPWFSDDHRPNFSSDHYHHHHNHHNHHYNHHHNHQQFEHQQPNQHHHFEQFPDHHQPGSEQNEAFWSNGGNGPNSSRKRGFHYSGRGASPEHSEVGSLAKLYVATVPRIATEETIRSLFQEHGNVVQVIQPKDKKTGERHGYCFVKYATFEEADRAITALHNQYTFPGELTTVKVRYADAERDRLVGLLPDKLYVGCLNKQASKRDIEEIFSPYGNVQDIYIVRDEHRENRGCGFIQFSRREMALAAIKGLNGIFTMKGCDQPLIVRFANPKRPRNGEPRVNYTFNTINVGSYPQELTMGPVPNGPNLGDPMAGRIPPNASYPVQHILTNSQPRSVSHWANPEVAASHFTHQSYPPGQQAQSQATSLPLQQIQTPQESSQSSHQSVSEQKLLPLMPPSSQNVGQQNSYVPKLEAGSSQTNAATSVAPTTQSLETVAPLECDWSEHTCPDGYKYYYNCVTCESRWKKPEEFMLFEKLLQKQQKLQSPGQQLHSHSTIPSTEQVIQNQEVQLHTCLMHQKFKGVDHLQIKSETSPIVDPTCV, encoded by the exons ATGGAGAGGCACAGAGACCGCGGAGAACGGTTAAACGATCACCAACCGTTAAATCCAACTCCTTGGTTTTCTGATGACCACAGACCTAATTTCTCCTCCGACCactaccaccaccaccacaACCACCACAATCACCATTACAACCACCACCATAACCACCAGCAATTCGAACACCAACAGCCTAACCAACACCACCACTTTGAACAATTCCCCGACCACCATCAACCTGGCAGTGAACAAAACGAAGCGTTCTGGTCCAACGGTGGCAACGGTCCCAATTCCAGTCGAAAGAGAGGGTTTCATTATTCCGGTCGAGGAGCTTCTCCAG aGCATTCTGAAGTAGGCAGTCTTGCAAAACTCTATGTTGCAACGGTTCCAAGAATAGCAACTGAAGAAACT ATTCGCTCCTTGTTTCAAGAACATGGAAATGTTGTTCAGGTTATTCAACCAAAGGATAAGAAAACTGGTGAACGACATG GGTATTGTTTTGTAAAATATGCAACATTTGAGGAAGCTGACAGAGCTATTACAGCTTTGCACAATCAGTATACTTTTCCTGGG GAACTGACTACCGTTAAAGTCAGATATGCTGATGCTGAACGAGATCGCCTTG TAGGGCTACTTCCAGACAAATTATATGTCGGTTGCTTAAACAAACAAGCTTCAAAAAGGGATATTGAAGAA atattttctccttatggTAATGTTCAAGACATCTACATCGTGCGTGATGAGCACAGGGAAAATCGTG GATGCggatttattcaattttctcgTAGAGAAATGGCCCTGGCAGCAATCAAAGgattaaatggaattttcACAATGAAA GGTTGTGACCAGCCATTGATTGTTCGATTTGCAAATCCTAAGAGACCCAGGAATGGAGAACCAAG GGTAAATTATACGTTTAACACCATAAATGTTGGCTCCTATCCTCAAGAGTTGACTATGGG ACCTGTGCCAAATGGCCCAAATCTTGGTGACCCAATGGCAGGACGTATACCACCTAATGCATCATACCCTGTGCAACACATTTTGACAAATTCACAACCACGGAGTGTTTCTCATTGGGCAAACCCTGAAGTTGCAGCATCTCATTTTACTCATCAATCTTATCCTCCAGGACAGCAAGCACAATCACAGGCGACTTCCTTGCCATTACAGCAAATACAAACTCCTCAGGAAAGTTCTCAGTCATCTCACCAATCTGTCTCTGAGCAGAAACTATTACCTCTGATGCCACCATCATCACAAAATGTAGGCCAGCAGAATTCATATGTACCCAAGCTAGAG GCTGGAAGTAGCCAGACAAATGCTGCCACGTCAGTTGCACCTACAACCCAAAGTCTTGAGACAGTGGCTCCACTAGAGTGCGACTGGAGCGAACACACCTGCCCAGATGGATACAAGTATTACTATAATTGTGTCACTTGTGAAAGCAGA TGGAAGAAGCCTGAGGAATTCATGTTATTTGAGAAACTGTTGCAGAAGCAGCAAAAGCTGCAAAGTCCTGGCCAACAGCTTCATTCTCACTCAACCATTCCTTCTACAGAACAAGTTATTCAAAATCAAGAGGTGCAGCTTCACACCTGTCTCATGCATCAGAAATTTAAG GGAGTGGACCATCTGCAAATCAAGTCAGAAACAAGTCCAATTGTTGATCCAACTTGTGTTTAA
- the LOC18613727 gene encoding flowering time control protein FCA isoform X4, giving the protein MERHRDRGERLNDHQPLNPTPWFSDDHRPNFSSDHYHHHHNHHNHHYNHHHNHQQFEHQQPNQHHHFEQFPDHHQPGSEQNEAFWSNGGNGPNSSRKRGFHYSGRGASPEHSEVGSLAKLYVATVPRIATEETIRSLFQEHGNVVQVIQPKDKKTGERHGYCFVKYATFEEADRAITALHNQYTFPGELTTVKVRYADAERDRLVGLLPDKLYVGCLNKQASKRDIEEIFSPYGNVQDIYIVRDEHRENRGCGFIQFSRREMALAAIKGLNGIFTMKGCDQPLIVRFANPKRPRNGEPRVNYTFNTINVGSYPQELTMGPVPNGPNLGDPMAGRIPPNASYPVQHILTNSQPRSVSHWANPEVAASHFTHQSYPPGQQAQSQATSLPLQQIQTPQESSQSSHQSVSEQKLLPLMPPSSQNVGQQNSYVPKLESPQAGSSQTNAATSVAPTTQSLETVAPLECDWSEHTCPDGYKYYYNCVTCESRWKKPEEFMLFEKLLQKQQKLQSPGQQLHSHSTIPSTEQVIQNQEGVDHLQIKSETSPIVDPTCV; this is encoded by the exons ATGGAGAGGCACAGAGACCGCGGAGAACGGTTAAACGATCACCAACCGTTAAATCCAACTCCTTGGTTTTCTGATGACCACAGACCTAATTTCTCCTCCGACCactaccaccaccaccacaACCACCACAATCACCATTACAACCACCACCATAACCACCAGCAATTCGAACACCAACAGCCTAACCAACACCACCACTTTGAACAATTCCCCGACCACCATCAACCTGGCAGTGAACAAAACGAAGCGTTCTGGTCCAACGGTGGCAACGGTCCCAATTCCAGTCGAAAGAGAGGGTTTCATTATTCCGGTCGAGGAGCTTCTCCAG aGCATTCTGAAGTAGGCAGTCTTGCAAAACTCTATGTTGCAACGGTTCCAAGAATAGCAACTGAAGAAACT ATTCGCTCCTTGTTTCAAGAACATGGAAATGTTGTTCAGGTTATTCAACCAAAGGATAAGAAAACTGGTGAACGACATG GGTATTGTTTTGTAAAATATGCAACATTTGAGGAAGCTGACAGAGCTATTACAGCTTTGCACAATCAGTATACTTTTCCTGGG GAACTGACTACCGTTAAAGTCAGATATGCTGATGCTGAACGAGATCGCCTTG TAGGGCTACTTCCAGACAAATTATATGTCGGTTGCTTAAACAAACAAGCTTCAAAAAGGGATATTGAAGAA atattttctccttatggTAATGTTCAAGACATCTACATCGTGCGTGATGAGCACAGGGAAAATCGTG GATGCggatttattcaattttctcgTAGAGAAATGGCCCTGGCAGCAATCAAAGgattaaatggaattttcACAATGAAA GGTTGTGACCAGCCATTGATTGTTCGATTTGCAAATCCTAAGAGACCCAGGAATGGAGAACCAAG GGTAAATTATACGTTTAACACCATAAATGTTGGCTCCTATCCTCAAGAGTTGACTATGGG ACCTGTGCCAAATGGCCCAAATCTTGGTGACCCAATGGCAGGACGTATACCACCTAATGCATCATACCCTGTGCAACACATTTTGACAAATTCACAACCACGGAGTGTTTCTCATTGGGCAAACCCTGAAGTTGCAGCATCTCATTTTACTCATCAATCTTATCCTCCAGGACAGCAAGCACAATCACAGGCGACTTCCTTGCCATTACAGCAAATACAAACTCCTCAGGAAAGTTCTCAGTCATCTCACCAATCTGTCTCTGAGCAGAAACTATTACCTCTGATGCCACCATCATCACAAAATGTAGGCCAGCAGAATTCATATGTACCCAAGCTAGAG TCTCCACAGGCTGGAAGTAGCCAGACAAATGCTGCCACGTCAGTTGCACCTACAACCCAAAGTCTTGAGACAGTGGCTCCACTAGAGTGCGACTGGAGCGAACACACCTGCCCAGATGGATACAAGTATTACTATAATTGTGTCACTTGTGAAAGCAGA TGGAAGAAGCCTGAGGAATTCATGTTATTTGAGAAACTGTTGCAGAAGCAGCAAAAGCTGCAAAGTCCTGGCCAACAGCTTCATTCTCACTCAACCATTCCTTCTACAGAACAAGTTATTCAAAATCAAGAG GGAGTGGACCATCTGCAAATCAAGTCAGAAACAAGTCCAATTGTTGATCCAACTTGTGTTTAA
- the LOC18613724 gene encoding probable WRKY transcription factor 23, which produces MESKEGVKMEDVMGNSSPFSDYIANSFPLQSIFDLSEGEKMPLGFMELLGVQDMSITPLFDMAQQVPSLATQPPNPTSTKIDSPPEVFNQPATPNSSSISSASSEAVNDDPVKAEDQEEDQQETRKQLKPKKTNQKRQREPRFAFMTKSEVDHLEDGYRWRKYGQKAVKNSPFPRSYYRCTTTSCNVKKRVERSFSDPSIVVTTYEGQHTHPSPVIPRPGLGGSHLTSGISAGAAAAFGMPMQRTPSHYQQPFGNGLSPLSVGHNGSNINASFLHERRFCTPGPSLLKDHGLLQDIIPSHMLKEE; this is translated from the exons ATGGAGAGCAAAGAGGGTGTAAAGATGGAAGATGTTATGGGAAACTCATCACCGTTTTCTGATTATATAGCGAATAGTTTCCCATTACAAAGTATATTTGATTTGAGTGAAGGAGAGAAGATGCCATTAGGGTTTATGGAGTTACTGGGTGTTCAAGACATGAGTATTACTCCTTTATTCGATATGGCACAGCAGGTACCATCTCTTGCAACCCAACCTCCAAATCCAACTTCGACGAAGATCGACTCTCCTCCTGAGGTTTTTAATCAGCCTGCTACTCCAAACTCTTCGTCGATATCATCAGCATCGAGTGAGGCTGTCAATGATGATCCTGTTAAAGCAGAAGACCAAGAAGAAGACCAGCAAGAAACCAGAAAACA GTTGAAACCCAAGAAGACAAATCAGAAGAGACAGAGAGAACCGAGATTCGCGTTCATGACAAAGAGCGAGGTTGATCATTTGGAAGATGGGTACAGATGGAGAAAGTACGGCCAAAAAGCTGTAAAAAACAGCCCCTTTCCTAG GAGTTATTATCGTTGCACCACCACCTCATGTAATGTGAAGAAAAGAGTCGAGAGATCTTTCAGTGATCCAAGCATTGTGGTAACCACTTACGAAGGTCAACACACTCATCCCAGCCCAGTCATTCCTCGTCCCGGTCTCGGTGGCTCTCATCTGACTTCAGGCATCTCCGCCGGGGCAGCAGCAGCTTTTGGCATGCCAATGCAAAGGACTCCATCTCACTATCAGCAGCCATTTGGCAATGGCTTGTCTCCTTTGAGCGTTGGCCATAATGGTTCCAATATTAACGCCAGTTTTCTTCATGAGAGGCGTTTTTGCACTCCAGGGCCGTCTTTGCTTAAAGACCATGGCCTTCTTCAGGACATCATACCATCCCACATGCTGAAAGAAGAGTAG
- the LOC18613727 gene encoding flowering time control protein FCA isoform X5, translated as MERHRDRGERLNDHQPLNPTPWFSDDHRPNFSSDHYHHHHNHHNHHYNHHHNHQQFEHQQPNQHHHFEQFPDHHQPGSEQNEAFWSNGGNGPNSSRKRGFHYSGRGASPEHSEVGSLAKLYVATVPRIATEETIRSLFQEHGNVVQVIQPKDKKTGERHGYCFVKYATFEEADRAITALHNQYTFPGELTTVKVRYADAERDRLVGLLPDKLYVGCLNKQASKRDIEEIFSPYGNVQDIYIVRDEHRENRGCGFIQFSRREMALAAIKGLNGIFTMKGCDQPLIVRFANPKRPRNGEPRVNYTFNTINVGSYPQELTMGPVPNGPNLGDPMAGRIPPNASYPVQHILTNSQPRSVSHWANPEVAASHFTHQSYPPGQQAQSQATSLPLQQIQTPQESSQSSHQSVSEQKLLPLMPPSSQNVGQQNSYVPKLESPQAGSSQTNAATSVAPTTQSLETVAPLECDWSEHTCPDGYKYYYNCVTCESRWKKPEEFMLFEKLLQKQQKLQSPGQQLHSHSTIPSTEQVIQNQEVQLHTCLMHQKFKV; from the exons ATGGAGAGGCACAGAGACCGCGGAGAACGGTTAAACGATCACCAACCGTTAAATCCAACTCCTTGGTTTTCTGATGACCACAGACCTAATTTCTCCTCCGACCactaccaccaccaccacaACCACCACAATCACCATTACAACCACCACCATAACCACCAGCAATTCGAACACCAACAGCCTAACCAACACCACCACTTTGAACAATTCCCCGACCACCATCAACCTGGCAGTGAACAAAACGAAGCGTTCTGGTCCAACGGTGGCAACGGTCCCAATTCCAGTCGAAAGAGAGGGTTTCATTATTCCGGTCGAGGAGCTTCTCCAG aGCATTCTGAAGTAGGCAGTCTTGCAAAACTCTATGTTGCAACGGTTCCAAGAATAGCAACTGAAGAAACT ATTCGCTCCTTGTTTCAAGAACATGGAAATGTTGTTCAGGTTATTCAACCAAAGGATAAGAAAACTGGTGAACGACATG GGTATTGTTTTGTAAAATATGCAACATTTGAGGAAGCTGACAGAGCTATTACAGCTTTGCACAATCAGTATACTTTTCCTGGG GAACTGACTACCGTTAAAGTCAGATATGCTGATGCTGAACGAGATCGCCTTG TAGGGCTACTTCCAGACAAATTATATGTCGGTTGCTTAAACAAACAAGCTTCAAAAAGGGATATTGAAGAA atattttctccttatggTAATGTTCAAGACATCTACATCGTGCGTGATGAGCACAGGGAAAATCGTG GATGCggatttattcaattttctcgTAGAGAAATGGCCCTGGCAGCAATCAAAGgattaaatggaattttcACAATGAAA GGTTGTGACCAGCCATTGATTGTTCGATTTGCAAATCCTAAGAGACCCAGGAATGGAGAACCAAG GGTAAATTATACGTTTAACACCATAAATGTTGGCTCCTATCCTCAAGAGTTGACTATGGG ACCTGTGCCAAATGGCCCAAATCTTGGTGACCCAATGGCAGGACGTATACCACCTAATGCATCATACCCTGTGCAACACATTTTGACAAATTCACAACCACGGAGTGTTTCTCATTGGGCAAACCCTGAAGTTGCAGCATCTCATTTTACTCATCAATCTTATCCTCCAGGACAGCAAGCACAATCACAGGCGACTTCCTTGCCATTACAGCAAATACAAACTCCTCAGGAAAGTTCTCAGTCATCTCACCAATCTGTCTCTGAGCAGAAACTATTACCTCTGATGCCACCATCATCACAAAATGTAGGCCAGCAGAATTCATATGTACCCAAGCTAGAG TCTCCACAGGCTGGAAGTAGCCAGACAAATGCTGCCACGTCAGTTGCACCTACAACCCAAAGTCTTGAGACAGTGGCTCCACTAGAGTGCGACTGGAGCGAACACACCTGCCCAGATGGATACAAGTATTACTATAATTGTGTCACTTGTGAAAGCAGA TGGAAGAAGCCTGAGGAATTCATGTTATTTGAGAAACTGTTGCAGAAGCAGCAAAAGCTGCAAAGTCCTGGCCAACAGCTTCATTCTCACTCAACCATTCCTTCTACAGAACAAGTTATTCAAAATCAAGAGGTGCAGCTTCACACCTGTCTCATGCATCAGAAATTTAAGGTCTAA
- the LOC18613727 gene encoding flowering time control protein FCA isoform X2, protein MERHRDRGERLNDHQPLNPTPWFSDDHRPNFSSDHYHHHHNHHNHHYNHHHNHQQFEHQQPNQHHHFEQFPDHHQPGSEQNEAFWSNGGNGPNSSRKRGFHYSGRGASPEHSEVGSLAKLYVATVPRIATEETIRSLFQEHGNVVQVIQPKDKKTGERHGYCFVKYATFEEADRAITALHNQYTFPGELTTVKVRYADAERDRLGLLPDKLYVGCLNKQASKRDIEEIFSPYGNVQDIYIVRDEHRENRGCGFIQFSRREMALAAIKGLNGIFTMKGCDQPLIVRFANPKRPRNGEPRVNYTFNTINVGSYPQELTMGPVPNGPNLGDPMAGRIPPNASYPVQHILTNSQPRSVSHWANPEVAASHFTHQSYPPGQQAQSQATSLPLQQIQTPQESSQSSHQSVSEQKLLPLMPPSSQNVGQQNSYVPKLESPQAGSSQTNAATSVAPTTQSLETVAPLECDWSEHTCPDGYKYYYNCVTCESRWKKPEEFMLFEKLLQKQQKLQSPGQQLHSHSTIPSTEQVIQNQEVQLHTCLMHQKFKGVDHLQIKSETSPIVDPTCV, encoded by the exons ATGGAGAGGCACAGAGACCGCGGAGAACGGTTAAACGATCACCAACCGTTAAATCCAACTCCTTGGTTTTCTGATGACCACAGACCTAATTTCTCCTCCGACCactaccaccaccaccacaACCACCACAATCACCATTACAACCACCACCATAACCACCAGCAATTCGAACACCAACAGCCTAACCAACACCACCACTTTGAACAATTCCCCGACCACCATCAACCTGGCAGTGAACAAAACGAAGCGTTCTGGTCCAACGGTGGCAACGGTCCCAATTCCAGTCGAAAGAGAGGGTTTCATTATTCCGGTCGAGGAGCTTCTCCAG aGCATTCTGAAGTAGGCAGTCTTGCAAAACTCTATGTTGCAACGGTTCCAAGAATAGCAACTGAAGAAACT ATTCGCTCCTTGTTTCAAGAACATGGAAATGTTGTTCAGGTTATTCAACCAAAGGATAAGAAAACTGGTGAACGACATG GGTATTGTTTTGTAAAATATGCAACATTTGAGGAAGCTGACAGAGCTATTACAGCTTTGCACAATCAGTATACTTTTCCTGGG GAACTGACTACCGTTAAAGTCAGATATGCTGATGCTGAACGAGATCGCCTTG GGCTACTTCCAGACAAATTATATGTCGGTTGCTTAAACAAACAAGCTTCAAAAAGGGATATTGAAGAA atattttctccttatggTAATGTTCAAGACATCTACATCGTGCGTGATGAGCACAGGGAAAATCGTG GATGCggatttattcaattttctcgTAGAGAAATGGCCCTGGCAGCAATCAAAGgattaaatggaattttcACAATGAAA GGTTGTGACCAGCCATTGATTGTTCGATTTGCAAATCCTAAGAGACCCAGGAATGGAGAACCAAG GGTAAATTATACGTTTAACACCATAAATGTTGGCTCCTATCCTCAAGAGTTGACTATGGG ACCTGTGCCAAATGGCCCAAATCTTGGTGACCCAATGGCAGGACGTATACCACCTAATGCATCATACCCTGTGCAACACATTTTGACAAATTCACAACCACGGAGTGTTTCTCATTGGGCAAACCCTGAAGTTGCAGCATCTCATTTTACTCATCAATCTTATCCTCCAGGACAGCAAGCACAATCACAGGCGACTTCCTTGCCATTACAGCAAATACAAACTCCTCAGGAAAGTTCTCAGTCATCTCACCAATCTGTCTCTGAGCAGAAACTATTACCTCTGATGCCACCATCATCACAAAATGTAGGCCAGCAGAATTCATATGTACCCAAGCTAGAG TCTCCACAGGCTGGAAGTAGCCAGACAAATGCTGCCACGTCAGTTGCACCTACAACCCAAAGTCTTGAGACAGTGGCTCCACTAGAGTGCGACTGGAGCGAACACACCTGCCCAGATGGATACAAGTATTACTATAATTGTGTCACTTGTGAAAGCAGA TGGAAGAAGCCTGAGGAATTCATGTTATTTGAGAAACTGTTGCAGAAGCAGCAAAAGCTGCAAAGTCCTGGCCAACAGCTTCATTCTCACTCAACCATTCCTTCTACAGAACAAGTTATTCAAAATCAAGAGGTGCAGCTTCACACCTGTCTCATGCATCAGAAATTTAAG GGAGTGGACCATCTGCAAATCAAGTCAGAAACAAGTCCAATTGTTGATCCAACTTGTGTTTAA